tcctattcTAATCCTAAAAAAGCCCCATCATCTCAATGTGAGCTGTTGACAAGCCTCCCAGCCATTGCCTAGATGAAAAGTTTCCCACAACCAGTTCTTGCAGCTTAGTGTTTCCTCTGGGAGCccctttccagcccctctccaaATGCAGCTTAGGGTGTCTCTTGACAGAGCCCACAACCATTATCTGGGTCTGAGCCATCAGCAAGGTCCACTGGCCACTGCCCAGATGATCAGCTTCTCCCAGCTGTCTGAGGTCCCTTTCCAGCCACCCCCAGGTGCAGCtctaggatttatttttctctcaacCTTAAATCTAGCCTCAAACTCCCAGTTACCTTGGTCTTTGATACAACTCCCAGCAATTGCATTAATAAGTTTCTCACTGCCCAGTTTCTAGGAAACTCCTCCACTGAGGAATACATGAAGTATTGGCAAACTCTTCTAAGTTTAAATGAAGTCTtgttctctctcctccccatcTTGTATCAGTTCTGCAAAAATAAGATgttaatttacagaaaaatatagaaGTGAGAAGTGTAAAGAATTGCTGCACTTGGGATGGGTTATGAATACTCTCAGTTTTCAAGCTGATTTGACAGGCTGTTGATAAGGAACTTTGCCCTTGTAAAATGGGGTAAGATCTGGGTGACTGACAGtgagcaggaggctgctgcccaggctgagttttttctgcctgaaaaaacTCAGCTGCCTCAACAGGCAGTTTTGTAAGACTTCAGCCATTTTCTCAGCCACCAGTATATACTGGATTTGTGTAAATGCAAAtcaataatttatatttctcacTGATCCTGAATAGATTTCTTATCAATCCTACCAATTCTTtgatgtgtttgtttgtttatgtttcTATTTCTGCCAGCCACTGCAGGAATAGTACCTTACCTGCAGAATTTCTAGGttggttttggttatttttatttgttatggCTCAATTTGAGGACCCTCAATTTGAGCATTGTCTACAGTATCACTTTGTTCTTGTTTCATTGCTGGCACCTCTCACCACTTTGTGACTACACTGCCTATGAATTTTACTGTGTAGTTTGTTCCTTTAAATAAGACTCTTGAGTTAGGATCTGCCACTCTCCTGGTATTCTGAACAAAGCATCTCCTTTCCATGGTTCTGCTGGGTTCCTGTCCCGCTCTGAGGGTGTTGGGTTCCCTTTGGCAGGATGAGCGGGGCCGCGTTCCCGTCCCCGGCTGCCGAGATGGCAGAGATGAACCGGCTGCAGTATGAGATGGAATACACCGAGGGCATCAGCCAGCGCATGAGGGTCCCCGAGAAACTCAAGGTGGCTCCTCAAAACGCTGACCTGGACAAGGACAGCCAGGAAGGATTTCCAAATGCCAGTGTAACCATGCAGGTTCCAGAGCGGATTGTAGTGGCAGGTACGTCTGCATCGCAGTGCAggtgaaaatttaaattagttCCCCAGATTTTTGGatgcaaaaaatatatattgatatgtcatttttaaaagaacaacCTGTAAAATGCTTTCTGGGGTTTAAACAGTTAAAGCTCTTTAGCTTGGGAAGTTTTTTAAGgtctgaaaatgtttcatgaaTAGTTTTGGTGTAGCTTCTAATGGAGACAGCTGATGAATTAATTATGAACAGAAGGTTTAATTGCTGATGTATCATCTTACTATGCTATTTTTGgataaaatattactgtttATTGATTTACATACAATTTTTAGTAATTAACCATAAACTAAAGTAACTATAACAAATTTTGGAGATTGACTTTATATTTGTCATGCAAGATGTGTTTGATTTTAATCAGAATGCTAATTTTGTTAAGAATCTGTCTGTTATGAGTGGACTCTGTCAATATTACTTTAGTATTTGTGGTCATGGGCCTTACAGTGGCAGATCCAGAACTGCTGAAGGTCTAACAGTTTGCAAAATGTGTagtatacatatattttatactttgaTGTCCCCAGTCAAGGATACCACTGATAGGAATGTGTCTTGAGTGCTCTCACTTGCATAACAGTTGATGTGGTTCAGTATTGCTCAGGATCATTGTTCTCAGAGAAACTGCTCAAATAAGTGTCAATATGGTCTTTATGAGCACTTTAACAGTAGTTTTTAACACATGAGACCTGTTAAAGAATATTATACTTCATCATTTGGCATAGGCAGGAGAAGTTACTGCTATGATGTCCTTTTGAACTTTTAAGTACTGGCCTTCAGGCCTCAGAAGAATTTGCTTTCTATTGACAACGGATCTTCTTGCAGGTAATAGTGAAGACATTCCATTTTCCAGACCAGCAGACCTTGACATTCTCCAGTCTACTCCATTCAAACCACTGGCATTGAAAACTCCTCCCCGTGTTATTTCTCTTAGTGATCGACCACTAGATTTTTTGGACCTAGAAAAACCTCCACAGCAGACACCTCAAAGTGAAGAGGCCagtattattttgctttttccttagATGAGAAGCATTCTACTAAAGGAAGTGAAATGACCAATGATTTCTCTACTGTGGTTCAGATCAATTTGGTGCTGACATGttgggaaaatataaaaatatttttattagcattatAGTAGTTCTGTGTAGGGTTTGAAATGGCAGATGGCCTGGGATTGCCACGCTCAGCAAGCTTCCTCACTACTTACAAAATTGAAGTCATAATTAGAGCTATTCAAAATACTTCTAACAAAAAAAGAGATAGCtgcaaggggtttttttttatttatagaatatcagaaaaatataaGATTCTTATAATGTGTATAGTTATACATTATAATGTATGTGCTTAACTTCTGGAATTCATAGCCAGATGATGTAACACCACACAATTAATGAGTTTTAATGAAACTCTGAAAAAACCAACTTCAAAGAATGGTGTAATTTTGGCATCCAGATGAATAATGGCAACTGAcactttaaaaatggaaaattatttatgaagCTGCATATTCCatagacaaataaaataaaatagaaatatatttatctcTGGTGATAGGAAATAATCCTAGAATGGgtaaggctggaagggaccactggAGTTGATCTAGTCCAGCCTCTCtcagcagggtcatcctagagcatGTTACTCAGGATCATGTCCACACAGCTTATAGTATCTCCAGAGAATATTCACAATTCTTTTGGTTCACAATTTTGACATCAGGTCACGTGGATAGGTAACAACAGGATTGCAGTAGGTTTGGGGCTTGATTTTACATGTACCAGCATCAGATCTGTCATCAGGTGTTTTCCTCCCAATCACTGCAAAACCCATGAAAATGTGCCTTTGTATCTGAGGGCAGATCTGACTGACAACCCTCCAGTGCACAGTGTTGTGTCCTGGAACTGTCTGGCTTTTATGTGTCTCTTGCTCCCGTGCTGCAGGTGCGCTCGGTGGGAAGGCTGAAGAGAGAGCGTTCCATGAGCGAGAACGCCACGCGGCAGAACGGGCAGCTGGCCCGCAACGATTCCATGTGAGTGCAGCCCCCCTGCAGGgccactgctgcagctttgggaCACACTTCCTTTGTTCCTTACCTCCTCCTTATTTGCTTTTCCCAACTAATGTTCTGTATGTTGTGGCAAGAACACCATTTTAACTATTATAACACcagcctttttcttcttttctatgGGTTTTGTTTAGGGAGGTGACTTCTTGCAGTGGATGGGTGGAAGTGTCTGTGGGCTCACAGTTGGTTTCACCAGTTATCAGGAATTGTTATTTCAggagatttttcagtttctgagttggtataatatttttttctcccctgaatTCTGAGGAAATGGAGTTCTTTCTGAATCAAAATGTTCCCAATTCTCTCACTATTAATATTACAATGATTTTCATCCATAGgagaagaaatacttttatttcttcataaataCTAGAATAAATCATTTTTCTGTGGTGTCACTGTGCTTCATGTATTAGAATCTGtgagtatatatatatcttaatCTTTTCTGACCAAAATGGAGCATTTAGAATTGGAAACTTCCATCTGTTGCTACCATCCTAGGTAGCAGTTCTTAGAGTGCCTTCTGAAGATGTACATGTCTGTAAACTTTTATTATATATGATAGTCTTGGATTAGTCATGGCTTATTCTGAGTGACAGCATCTTTCCACCTGGAAATAACTGGTTTTGCAATATAACACTTAGGAATCTTTTATATACAATTTTTAATACAGCTGCCATAAGGAATACTTGCCTTAGAAAAGGCTTTAGATTTAAGATTTGAAAGATGGGATTCATCTGTCCCAATTTAGACTGTATAACAGTATTGCTAAATCACCATCAAACTTAATTTTCAGTAACTAGAGGGAAATAAGTGCATAACCTACTTAGGATCTACCTATTTTTAGTCTAAAGTAGATCAAGTGAATTATGCCCTAGAAATGCCTGTTTTCTCCTATTTACATCCGTGGCACTAGGAGGTACTATGTGTACTGCATATCTGTCCACCTGTTAATTTGGCTAAAATGAAATGTACTCTGATGCATGTTCCAGACATGTTAtacttctccttctcctccagatATTCATGGAAATATTGTTTCATATCTTCCCCTTCTTATTTGATCAGACTTTTGGTTCTTACAAGGTTATAGATTGCACATGTCTAGGAGCTGATGTCTGCAGAGTCACACATATTTACTGAGCTGGCAAAACTTAATTCCGATCTTTAAGCTCCTGATCAGCTCAGTCTCTGGGTGTCCTATCAGCCTCCTTGGTGTCCAGGTTCCCTGTGGTGTCACTCCTCCAGTAATGTCCCATTGGGCTGGACACACACTATAATGTCACTTCAGAATTGCTTTCTCTTGCCCATCTGGTAGTTTGGACACGGTAGATGCTGGAGTACCATGGTCTCCATGTGATGGGAGCTTCCTGTGGAAATACTTCTCCCTTTGATGCTGCCAGCTCTACTTTGCCAGTCTTTGATGTATTgcacttaaaaggaaaaaacagatggTAAAGAAATTCTTGCAAATTCTTGAAATTGCTTTACATTTGATCCCTGTGTTAGTTTAGTCTTCTAAAAGTCATGGGCCATGCCAGCCATCTGAGAAAATCATAagaacagctctgcctgttGTTGCTGTCAGATTTCTCACACATCTGGACTTCTCAAATCTTAAAATCCTAAATCTGTAAAATTCATCCATGTGCTTTGCTGTCACTCAATAGTTATATATAGAATTACTGAGTTTACATGGTCTGAATGTTATTTGCTGTCACAGTATTTTAATCTACTATCAATCCTTCAGAGGCTTAGCAATACAATAAGCACCTGGAATCCTGTAAAGTTAAAAAGGCTGTGATCAAGGAACATATAATTGGCAGCTGGCATGACTCAGTTTATCATTTATAAAAGCCAGGAAATCGTGACACACCTGGAGAgtagtttttcttttgatgcCCACGCTAGTGCTTGATAAGGTCTGTCAAATAATAATTCCAATTCCAAGCACCTTCTATTGTATCTTTTTGATTGATCCAGGTTCTCTTCTGCTTGTAAGATAAATAACAGCTAGATGATATTGAGCCTTCTGATCTGTAttctctgctgtccctgtggaAGATACCCTTTTTCCTGC
The Parus major isolate Abel chromosome 9, Parus_major1.1, whole genome shotgun sequence DNA segment above includes these coding regions:
- the MFF gene encoding mitochondrial fission factor isoform X3, with product MSGAAFPSPAAEMAEMNRLQYEMEYTEGISQRMRVPEKLKVAPQNADLDKDSQEGFPNASVTMQVPERIVVAGNSEDIPFSRPADLDILQSTPFKPLALKTPPRVISLSDRPLDFLDLEKPPQQTPQSEEVRSVGRLKRERSMSENATRQNGQLARNDSIVTPSLQQARVCPPNMLPEDGINLYSARGILSFIQSSTRRAYQQVLDVLDENCSLDKENRPMLRGGSAATTSSNPHHDNTRYGLSNFDTTLEGTPDDMTVVDAASLRRQIIKLNRRLQLLEEENKERAKREMIMYSITVAFWLLNSWLWFRR
- the MFF gene encoding mitochondrial fission factor isoform X5, with protein sequence MSGAAFPSPAAEMAEMNRLQYEMEYTEGISQRMRVPEKLKVAPQNADLDKDSQEGFPNASVTMQVPERIVVAGNSEDIPFSRPADLDILQSTPFKPLALKTPPRVISLSDRPLDFLDLEKPPQQTPQSEEVRSVGRLKRERSMSENATRQNGQLARNDSIVTPSLQQARVCPPNMLPEDGINLYSARGILSFIQSSTRRAYQQVLDVLDENCRPMLRGGSAATTSSNPHHDNTRYGLSNFDTTLEGTPDDMTVVDAASLRRQIIKLNRRLQLLEEENKERAKREMIMYSITVAFWLLNSWLWFRR
- the MFF gene encoding mitochondrial fission factor isoform X9 is translated as MSGAAFPSPAAEMAEMNRLQYEMEYTEGISQRMRVPEKLKVAPQNADLDKDSQEGFPNASVTMQVPERIVVAGNSEDIPFSRPADLDILQSTPFKPLALKTPPRVISLSDRPLDFLDLEKPPQQTPQSEEVRSVGRLKRERSMSENATRQNGQLARNDSIVTPSLQQARVCPPNMLPEDGINLYSARGILSFIQSSTRRAYQQVLDVLDENCRYGLSNFDTTLEGTPDDMTVVDAASLRRQIIKLNRRLQLLEEENKERAKREMIMYSITVAFWLLNSWLWFRR
- the MFF gene encoding mitochondrial fission factor isoform X4 codes for the protein MSGAAFPSPAAEMAEMNRLQYEMEYTEGISQRMRVPEKLKVAPQNADLDKDSQEGFPNASVTMQVPERIVVAGNSEDIPFSRPADLDILQSTPFKPLALKTPPRVISLSDRPLDFLDLEKPPQQTPQSEEVRSVGRLKRERSMSENATRQNGQLARNDSMWHRSDTVPRNKMPRFQSPLSTKDCTVTPSLQQARVCPPNMLPEDGINLYSARGILSFIQSSTRRAYQQVLDVLDENCRYGLSNFDTTLEGTPDDMTVVDAASLRRQIIKLNRRLQLLEEENKERAKREMIMYSITVAFWLLNSWLWFRR
- the MFF gene encoding mitochondrial fission factor isoform X10, producing MSGAAFPSPAAEMAEMNRLQYEMEYTEGISQRMRVPEKLKVAPQNADLDKDSQEGFPNASVTMQVPERIVVAGNSEDIPFSRPADLDILQSTPFKPLALKTPPRVISLSDRPLDFLDLEKPPQQTPQSEEVRSVGRLKRERSMSENATRQNGQLARNDSMWHRSDTVPRNKMPRFQSPLSTKDCTPMLRGGSAATTSSNPHHDNTRYGLSNFDTTLEGTPDDMTVVDAASLRRQIIKLNRRLQLLEEENKERAKREMIMYSITVAFWLLNSWLWFRR
- the MFF gene encoding mitochondrial fission factor isoform X12, producing MSGAAFPSPAAEMAEMNRLQYEMEYTEGISQRMRVPEKLKVAPQNADLDKDSQEGFPNASVTMQVPERIVVAGNSEDIPFSRPADLDILQSTPFKPLALKTPPRVISLSDRPLDFLDLEKPPQQTPQSEEVRSVGRLKRERSMSENATRQNGQLARNDSMPMLRGGSAATTSSNPHHDNTRYGLSNFDTTLEGTPDDMTVVDAASLRRQIIKLNRRLQLLEEENKERAKREMIMYSITVAFWLLNSWLWFRR
- the MFF gene encoding mitochondrial fission factor isoform X13, whose protein sequence is MSGAAFPSPAAEMAEMNRLQYEMEYTEGISQRMRVPEKLKVAPQNADLDKDSQEGFPNASVTMQVPERIVVAGNSEDIPFSRPADLDILQSTPFKPLALKTPPRVISLSDRPLDFLDLEKPPQQTPQSEEVRSVGRLKRERSMSENATRQNGQLARNDSIYGLSNFDTTLEGTPDDMTVVDAASLRRQIIKLNRRLQLLEEENKERAKREMIMYSITVAFWLLNSWLWFRR
- the MFF gene encoding mitochondrial fission factor isoform X6, which translates into the protein MSGAAFPSPAAEMAEMNRLQYEMEYTEGISQRMRVPEKLKVAPQNADLDKDSQEGFPNASVTMQVPERIVVAGNSEDIPFSRPADLDILQSTPFKPLALKTPPRVISLSDRPLDFLDLEKPPQQTPQSEEVRSVGRLKRERSMSENATRQNGQLARNDSMWHRSDTVPRNKMPRFQSPLSTKDCTVTPSLQQARVCPPNMLPEDGINLYSARGILSFIQSSTRRAYQQVLDVLDENCSLDKENRPMLRGGSAATTSSNPHHDNTRYGLSNFDTTLEGTPDDMTVVDAASLRRQPLFVFR
- the MFF gene encoding mitochondrial fission factor isoform X11, whose amino-acid sequence is MSGAAFPSPAAEMAEMNRLQYEMEYTEGISQRMRVPEKLKVAPQNADLDKDSQEGFPNASVTMQVPERIVVAGNSEDIPFSRPADLDILQSTPFKPLALKTPPRVISLSDRPLDFLDLEKPPQQTPQSEEVRSVGRLKRERSMSENATRQNGQLARNDSMWHRSDTVPRNKMPRFQSPLSTKDCTYGLSNFDTTLEGTPDDMTVVDAASLRRQIIKLNRRLQLLEEENKERAKREMIMYSITVAFWLLNSWLWFRR
- the MFF gene encoding mitochondrial fission factor isoform X7 encodes the protein MSGAAFPSPAAEMAEMNRLQYEMEYTEGISQRMRVPEKLKVAPQNADLDKDSQEGFPNASVTMQVPERIVVAGNSEDIPFSRPADLDILQSTPFKPLALKTPPRVISLSDRPLDFLDLEKPPQQTPQSEEVRSVGRLKRERSMSENATRQNGQLARNDSMWHRSDTVPRNKMPRFQSPLSTKDCTVTPSLQQARVCPPNMLPEDGINLYSARGILSFIQSSTRRAYQQVLDVLDENCSLDKENRPMLRGGSAATTSSNPHHDNTRIVLKCNSVTAEKKNSCLHHHQNIHLLEC
- the MFF gene encoding mitochondrial fission factor isoform X8; this translates as MSGAAFPSPAAEMAEMNRLQYEMEYTEGISQRMRVPEKLKVAPQNADLDKDSQEGFPNASVTMQVPERIVVAGNSEDIPFSRPADLDILQSTPFKPLALKTPPRVISLSDRPLDFLDLEKPPQQTPQSEEVRSVGRLKRERSMSENATRQNGQLARNDSMWHRSDTVPRNKMPRFQSPLSTKDCTVTPSLQQARVCPPNMLPEDGINLYSARGILSFIQSSTRRAYQQVLDVLDENCRPMLRGGSAATTSSNPHHDNTRIVLKCNSVTAEKKNSCLHHHQNIHLLEC